The Verrucomicrobiota bacterium genome has a segment encoding these proteins:
- a CDS encoding ABC transporter permease, which translates to MKNHLSGLFRDMPILPLLIVSFVLAIFFVPHFFSVYNLKNYLLQSADLLIISCGLTFVVLNGGIDFSVTSILALGSVVGAYIMALSPLAGQPALSIPIAILAMMSIGVLVGLLNGFSVVKLKMPSFVATLATQLIVLGLAVQFASMVSESSSITGLPEAFFVLGGEGKYFLVPILIAFSIWLISNWLLNRTIFGKRVFAIGVNPKASFISGIPVKKTIIMLMVISGLLAGIASIIATARNQVGMASLGDQMFLTTIASVIVGGTSTSGGFGGVNKTLLGVLFITLLNNTMNLLGVGWYTIMIVLGVLVVVSAMSSYVLNHRKRVS; encoded by the coding sequence TTGAAAAATCATTTATCAGGCTTGTTTCGGGATATGCCGATATTGCCGCTGCTTATCGTGTCTTTTGTTCTGGCGATCTTCTTTGTGCCCCACTTCTTCTCGGTGTATAATCTTAAGAATTACCTGCTGCAATCAGCGGATCTGTTAATCATCTCCTGCGGGCTAACCTTTGTGGTGCTCAATGGCGGGATTGATTTTTCGGTTACATCCATCCTGGCCCTGGGAAGTGTTGTTGGCGCTTATATTATGGCTTTGTCTCCCCTGGCAGGGCAGCCGGCTCTGTCCATACCCATTGCCATTCTGGCTATGATGAGCATCGGTGTGTTGGTGGGTTTGTTAAACGGTTTCTCTGTTGTAAAACTAAAAATGCCTTCCTTTGTGGCAACCCTGGCAACGCAGCTGATCGTCTTGGGGCTCGCGGTTCAGTTTGCGAGTATGGTTAGTGAAAGCTCTTCCATAACGGGATTGCCAGAGGCATTTTTTGTGCTCGGAGGGGAAGGGAAATATTTTCTAGTACCTATTCTGATCGCCTTCTCCATCTGGCTCATTTCGAACTGGCTGTTGAATCGTACGATATTCGGAAAGCGCGTATTTGCGATCGGGGTCAATCCGAAGGCTTCCTTCATCTCGGGCATTCCGGTGAAGAAAACCATCATTATGTTGATGGTGATTTCCGGGCTTCTTGCAGGGATCGCAAGCATTATCGCAACCGCAAGAAATCAGGTGGGTATGGCCTCTCTCGGCGATCAGATGTTTCTCACCACCATAGCCAGTGTCATTGTAGGTGGAACAAGTACCTCCGGAGGATTTGGAGGTGTGAATAAAACGCTTCTCGGGGTTTTGTTTATCACCCTGCTTAACAATACGATGAATCTTCTCGGAGTTGGCTGGTACACTATCATGATCGTGCTTGGCGTGTTAGTCGTGGTGTCCGCCATGTCATCCTATGTGCTCAACCATCGGAAAAGAGTAAGTTAA
- a CDS encoding sugar ABC transporter ATP-binding protein, with product MRKSFTGVQVLHGLNFDLKKGEVLGLIGENGAGKSTLMNIIGGVLPMDSGSMELAGEPYAPRSPLVATEMGIAFIHQELNLFTNLTVAENLFIDCFPKNRVGAIDRKKMRRLSEVCMDRFSLPVTPDTKVRSLPTGIRQMVEISKGLMKNARIMIFDEPTTSLSRREKEDLFKTIDDLKDKGISIIYISHILEDVFRLCDRITVLRDGRIIETKATTEFSESELIKCMVGREMTQVFPSIEKEIQDTVLLDAKNIRCADKVKGVSLSLKAGEIVGLYGLMGAGRTDLAKVLFGVQPMDEGEVTLHSRKHSHLNPEVCIKQDVAFITEDRHHEGLLMTKSIDENLSLVKMSRLSNRIGVVDVKEKEKHNLKAIKDLKIKVSDYRHQLANSLSGGNQQKVVFGKWVMNDPKIFILDEPTRGVDVGAKFEIYSIIIDLAKSGSAVLFISSEIEELIGTCDRILVMKDGRVTGDIPKSEYDREKILQLALLGK from the coding sequence GTGAGGAAAAGCTTCACGGGTGTCCAAGTGCTTCATGGACTCAATTTTGATTTGAAGAAAGGAGAGGTCCTGGGCCTGATAGGGGAAAACGGAGCGGGTAAATCAACCCTGATGAACATAATCGGTGGAGTGCTGCCCATGGATTCCGGGAGCATGGAGCTGGCCGGCGAACCGTATGCACCCCGAAGTCCTTTGGTGGCCACGGAAATGGGTATCGCATTCATACACCAGGAGTTGAACCTGTTTACTAATTTAACCGTAGCGGAGAACCTGTTTATTGATTGTTTTCCCAAAAACCGTGTCGGGGCCATCGACCGGAAAAAGATGCGAAGATTGTCGGAAGTGTGCATGGACCGGTTTTCCTTGCCGGTGACGCCCGATACAAAAGTGCGATCCCTCCCTACCGGAATCCGCCAGATGGTGGAGATTTCAAAGGGCCTGATGAAAAATGCCCGGATCATGATTTTCGATGAACCAACGACATCGCTTTCCAGGAGAGAAAAAGAGGATCTCTTTAAAACCATCGATGACCTGAAGGATAAGGGGATTTCCATCATCTACATCTCGCATATCCTGGAAGATGTTTTCCGCTTGTGTGATCGAATTACCGTGTTGCGGGATGGTCGGATCATCGAAACCAAAGCGACGACTGAATTTTCCGAAAGCGAGCTTATTAAATGCATGGTGGGCCGTGAAATGACCCAGGTCTTTCCGTCAATCGAAAAGGAAATTCAGGACACCGTTCTTTTAGATGCGAAAAACATCCGGTGCGCCGATAAAGTAAAGGGAGTATCTCTCAGCCTCAAGGCAGGTGAGATAGTGGGCTTGTACGGATTGATGGGGGCTGGGCGAACGGATCTTGCGAAGGTTTTGTTTGGGGTGCAGCCAATGGATGAGGGTGAAGTCACACTCCATTCCCGAAAACATTCTCATTTAAATCCCGAAGTGTGTATCAAGCAAGATGTGGCGTTTATCACCGAAGATCGGCACCATGAGGGTTTGTTAATGACCAAATCGATAGACGAAAACTTAAGCCTGGTGAAGATGTCCCGGCTGTCGAATCGGATCGGGGTAGTCGACGTAAAGGAAAAGGAAAAACATAATCTCAAGGCCATAAAGGACCTTAAAATAAAAGTATCGGATTATAGACATCAGTTGGCAAACAGCCTTTCAGGTGGGAACCAGCAAAAGGTGGTTTTCGGGAAATGGGTTATGAATGACCCGAAAATATTTATACTCGATGAACCAACCCGCGGTGTGGACGTCGGAGCGAAGTTCGAGATTTATTCCATTATTATCGACCTGGCGAAAAGCGGATCGGCCGTGTTGTTCATATCGTCTGAAATCGAAGAGCTCATTGGAACCTGCGACCGTATACTGGTTATGAAAGACGGTCGTGTCACCGGTGACATCCCGAAGTCGGAATATGACCGGGAGAAAATTCTGCAGTTGGCCCTGCTTGGAAAATAA
- a CDS encoding ABC transporter permease, whose protein sequence is MQSNKRRHGSEYLSLLTRYGIYVVFVLLLIAFSLVNSRFLTIANILLILQQASPLGIAVVGMVFVLLVVGIDISVGRSMFFISTLVGYLVTTTHLIPEAYFADARGLCLVLGIVLTLGCAVGYINGVLVTRFCILPFIVTLATGSILRGLGLKLSGSASINVSVLGGLSNGRLGPVPYVLIIFILVLIVFDYVLRHTAYGRHLLAIGDSPGNAERTGIKVNRNIIIAYMVCGGLGALGGILSAGQIGSVAAGFGEGNEFIVISAAVLGGTSLFGGKGNIIPGAIIGILLITTIMNGLAMMNASPFLYTIVRGVIIFFAIALDSMQHKGELR, encoded by the coding sequence ATGCAATCCAATAAACGACGACACGGTTCCGAATATTTGTCCTTACTGACGCGGTATGGCATCTATGTCGTGTTCGTACTTTTGCTGATCGCCTTTTCTTTGGTCAACAGCCGGTTCCTGACGATCGCCAATATTTTGTTGATTCTGCAACAAGCATCCCCATTGGGAATCGCTGTAGTCGGCATGGTTTTCGTGCTTCTGGTTGTGGGAATCGACATCTCTGTCGGGCGCAGTATGTTTTTTATTTCCACTCTTGTCGGTTATCTGGTTACAACCACCCACCTGATTCCGGAGGCCTATTTTGCCGATGCCAGAGGCCTCTGTCTGGTGCTCGGCATCGTCCTGACCCTGGGTTGTGCGGTCGGATACATCAACGGGGTGTTGGTGACGCGGTTTTGCATACTCCCCTTTATTGTGACCCTGGCCACTGGAAGCATCCTGAGGGGCTTGGGATTAAAACTTTCCGGCTCTGCCTCCATCAATGTATCCGTGCTGGGTGGATTGTCGAATGGCCGATTGGGGCCGGTTCCCTATGTGCTGATCATTTTCATACTGGTCTTAATCGTGTTTGATTATGTATTGCGTCATACGGCCTATGGCCGCCACCTGCTAGCCATAGGCGATTCCCCCGGGAATGCGGAACGCACTGGAATCAAGGTTAACCGCAACATCATCATCGCCTACATGGTATGCGGCGGGCTGGGTGCTCTGGGTGGCATATTGTCGGCGGGACAGATAGGAAGCGTAGCTGCCGGTTTCGGCGAAGGCAATGAATTCATTGTCATCTCCGCCGCAGTTCTCGGAGGAACTAGTCTATTCGGGGGCAAGGGGAATATAATCCCGGGTGCGATAATTGGCATCCTTCTCATAACGACCATAATGAATGGATTGGCGATGATGAATGCGTCTCCCTTTCTTTATACCATAGTAAGAGGCGTCATCATCTTTTTCGCCATAGCACTCGACTCAATGCAGCATAAAGGAGAGTTGCGTTAG
- a CDS encoding sugar ABC transporter substrate-binding protein, producing MNMITKLAAFALSIGLIAGCGGNGKDGASGAKSITLGLSYDSLESAWLVVNHSAVIEEAEKRGAKIISVMAEGDAAKQNVQIENLIARRVDAILCFPKDSSAVVKSIKKCKAAGVPIVMINRSVSGDILPDVQVIADNKALASEVLNAFAAIARREGKSYKVVLLIGNLSDENGALRKTGHLDAIAKNPDVFKLLTEVPTEWKLDTALKGLQNALQANPDANLIVTPSDYLWPPIRSVLEQHGRWAKIGEPNHFPVVSFDGDETGMQYLKDGYNWADAAQDAILEAQLAVEWAFKLIEGETPPRNIIYDEGQIVTIDNFKEAAPTVWSYSLLK from the coding sequence ATGAACATGATAACAAAACTTGCGGCATTTGCCCTGTCCATAGGGCTGATTGCCGGTTGCGGAGGCAACGGAAAGGATGGTGCAAGCGGCGCAAAATCCATTACCCTGGGCTTGTCCTATGATTCTCTGGAATCGGCATGGCTGGTTGTGAATCACTCAGCAGTAATCGAAGAGGCGGAGAAAAGGGGAGCGAAAATAATTTCAGTTATGGCGGAAGGTGATGCTGCGAAGCAAAACGTCCAAATTGAAAATCTGATCGCACGGCGGGTAGACGCCATTCTTTGCTTTCCCAAAGATAGCTCCGCCGTAGTTAAGTCCATCAAAAAGTGTAAGGCGGCGGGTGTGCCGATTGTAATGATTAATCGATCCGTATCCGGTGATATTCTGCCCGATGTCCAGGTAATCGCGGACAATAAGGCCCTGGCGAGTGAGGTTCTGAATGCCTTTGCCGCTATTGCGCGGCGCGAAGGAAAATCATACAAGGTAGTACTTTTGATTGGTAACCTGAGTGATGAAAATGGTGCGCTCCGTAAGACTGGCCACCTTGATGCAATCGCCAAGAATCCGGATGTGTTCAAGCTGTTGACTGAAGTCCCGACCGAGTGGAAGCTGGATACGGCCCTGAAAGGGCTGCAGAATGCCTTGCAGGCGAATCCCGATGCGAACCTCATTGTTACACCTTCTGATTATCTGTGGCCTCCCATCAGGTCCGTTCTGGAGCAGCATGGTCGTTGGGCGAAAATCGGAGAGCCTAACCATTTCCCCGTGGTCAGTTTTGATGGCGATGAAACGGGAATGCAGTATTTGAAAGATGGTTACAATTGGGCGGATGCTGCACAAGATGCTATTTTGGAAGCCCAACTTGCCGTTGAGTGGGCGTTTAAGCTTATAGAAGGCGAGACTCCTCCTCGGAATATCATCTACGACGAAGGTCAGATAGTAACGATTGATAACTTTAAAGAGGCCGCGCCCACGGTCTGGAGTTACTCTCTGCTTAAGTAG